In Humulus lupulus chromosome 6, drHumLupu1.1, whole genome shotgun sequence, a single genomic region encodes these proteins:
- the LOC133781805 gene encoding uncharacterized protein LOC133781805 — translation MLMAMTPLSFSSSSPPSTFHHHQVFHCSLRQSSMLQRWSNGISGMRRRKPFSFTSLMDFKIRRTLICAVNQDAEEAFKKTVEVDRLIDKLRDANPNELQKLVVENVLAFNEGFWIRLAARTDTCKSEDDKKDYEELAVSVMSIVDRLVHKTNQKIETSTDVLKDILKPVVDKVEGEEIPWPPRDPEVLKQMEKEVIQREKEGQLDEGFLAEVSAQLRQAKEDGDKPGLEAMLQKVLQLYASNVLSKRSYAKKGGEILKAEEFLETIIKAPEEVWNKILIDGMTVGKGEISPDELFAVIRKRIERTLIRTEGGSYQQRILTEYIKGIQSRAEEIVQVLRGNPQ, via the exons ATGTTAATGGCTATGACGCCTCTATCTTTTTCTTCTTCGTCTCCTCCTTCAACTTTTCATCATCACC AGGTGTTTCATTGTTCATTGAGACAAAGTTCAATGCTCCAGAGATGGAGCAATGGAATTTCTGGGATGAGGAGGCGCAAGCCATTTTCTTTCACCAGTTTAATGGATTTTAAGATAAG GAGAACTTTGATATGTGCAGTCAATCAAGATGCTGAGGAAGCTTTCAAAAAGACAGTAGAAGTGGACAGGCTGATAGATAAGTTGAGAGATGCAAATCCAAATGAA CTTCAAAAACTGGTCGTTGAAAATGTCTTGGCATTTAATGAGGGCTTTTGGATAAGACTAGCAGCAAGAACAGATACTTGCAAATCTGAGGATGATAAA AAAGATTATGAAGAATTAGCTGTTTCTGTAATGAGCATTGTAGATCGACTTGTTCATAAGACCAAT CAAAAGATAGAAACATCTACTGATGTGCTTAAGGATATTCTCAAACCTGTAGTTGACAAAGTTGAAGGTGAGGAAATTCCATGGCCTCCTAGAGATCCTGAGGTGCTTAAACAAATGGAGAAA GAAGTAATTCAAAGGGAGAAAGAAGGACAACTGGATGAAGGGTTTCTTGCCGAAGTCAGTGCACAACTACGCCAA GCCAAAGAAGATGGTGACAAACCCGGGCTTGAGGCTATGTTACAAAAGGTTTTACAACTCTATGCTTCCAACGTTCTTTCAAAACGTAGCTATGCAAAGAAAG GTGGGGAGATATTGAAGGCTGAAGAGTTCCTTGAGACCATAATCAAAG CTCCTGAGGAAGTATGGAACAAGATTTTGATTGACGGAATGACAGTTGGTAAAGGCGAAATTTCACCTGATGAACTCTTTGCAGTCATCAGGAAAAGAATTGAGCGCACTTTGATTCGAACA GAGGGTGGTTCTTACCAGCAGAGAATTCTCACCGAGTATATCAAAGGCATTCAATCAAGAGCCGAGGAGATTGTCCAAGTGCTTCGGGGCAATCCACAATAG